One Vibrio tapetis subsp. tapetis DNA segment encodes these proteins:
- a CDS encoding efflux RND transporter periplasmic adaptor subunit: MKTMQITTIALLIGGAIGFGANTLLNGHDMAEMASATKVLGANEPLYWVAPMDPNYQRDKPGKSPMGMDLIPVYAEQIPTQSSKAGTVTIDPAVENNLGVKTAVVIKDNLSPRIESVGYVAFDESKLWQTNVRVAGWVEKLHINAVGEKVNKGDVLFSLYSPELIKAQEELLNAKRTGRSGLVKGATERLVVLGVDRGQIKQIIRRGKASQTIDIKAVADGVIASLNIREGGYLSPAQAVISGGPLDEVWVDAEVFERQAQWMKAGSSATMTLDALPTKQWQGVIDYVYPILDPKTRTLRVRLKFPNPDGELKPNMFANIALQPITDNKVLTIPKASVIRSGGMTRVVLAEGKGKYRSARIDVGREAGDKIEVLAGLTEQQRIVTSAHFLLDSESSQTADLARIESSTDRSNEPSNVVTQVWGEGDISMLMADFGMITLRHQPVEEWQWQAGEMNFSVSDNALLQGFVEGQTVRFLVAKTGDDYNLTKLEATGVEQNGGQQ; the protein is encoded by the coding sequence ATGAAAACAATGCAAATCACCACTATCGCTTTGCTGATAGGGGGCGCTATCGGTTTTGGCGCGAACACACTTTTAAACGGCCATGATATGGCAGAGATGGCATCGGCGACCAAGGTTCTAGGGGCTAATGAGCCGCTTTATTGGGTGGCTCCAATGGATCCGAATTACCAACGAGATAAGCCGGGTAAGTCGCCGATGGGGATGGATCTAATCCCTGTTTATGCAGAACAGATACCAACACAAAGCAGTAAAGCTGGAACGGTGACTATCGATCCTGCGGTAGAAAATAATCTGGGTGTCAAAACGGCAGTGGTTATTAAAGACAATCTTTCTCCTCGGATCGAAAGTGTGGGCTACGTTGCTTTCGATGAAAGTAAATTATGGCAAACCAATGTCCGCGTAGCTGGCTGGGTCGAAAAACTCCATATCAATGCCGTTGGAGAGAAGGTGAATAAAGGGGATGTTCTGTTTAGCTTGTACTCTCCAGAGCTTATTAAAGCGCAAGAAGAGTTACTGAATGCTAAACGTACAGGCCGCAGTGGCTTGGTTAAGGGGGCGACCGAACGTTTAGTGGTATTGGGCGTCGACCGTGGGCAAATAAAACAGATCATCAGACGCGGAAAAGCGTCCCAAACCATTGATATTAAAGCGGTGGCGGATGGCGTGATTGCCAGTTTGAATATTCGAGAAGGAGGCTATTTGTCTCCTGCTCAAGCGGTAATAAGTGGCGGCCCATTAGATGAAGTATGGGTGGATGCCGAAGTGTTTGAGCGTCAAGCCCAATGGATGAAAGCGGGCAGCAGCGCGACCATGACTCTGGATGCGTTGCCAACCAAGCAATGGCAAGGCGTGATTGACTACGTCTATCCGATCTTAGATCCGAAAACACGTACTTTACGAGTTCGCCTTAAGTTTCCCAATCCTGATGGCGAGTTAAAACCCAATATGTTTGCCAATATTGCTTTGCAGCCTATAACGGATAACAAAGTACTGACCATTCCTAAAGCGTCGGTGATCCGTTCTGGGGGAATGACCCGTGTCGTGCTTGCTGAAGGGAAAGGCAAATACCGCTCTGCGAGAATTGATGTCGGCCGAGAAGCGGGGGATAAGATTGAAGTGTTAGCTGGGTTAACTGAGCAGCAACGTATTGTTACGTCAGCGCACTTTCTGCTTGATTCTGAGTCGAGCCAAACCGCAGATTTAGCGCGAATTGAATCAAGTACTGATAGGAGCAATGAGCCAAGCAACGTTGTGACTCAGGTATGGGGGGAGGGTGACATATCCATGCTGATGGCCGATTTTGGCATGATCACATTAAGACACCAACCAGTAGAAGAATGGCAATGGCAAGCAGGAGAAATGAATTTTTCCGTTAGTGACAATGCCCTATTGCAAGGCTTTGTAGAGGGACAAACCGTTCGGTTTCTAGTGGCGAAAACGGGCGACGATTATAATCTCACAAAGCTTGAAGCCACGGGCGTTGAGCAAAACGGAGGTCAGCAATGA
- a CDS encoding efflux RND transporter permease subunit, producing the protein MIGAIIRWSIHNRFLVLIASLFLTLAGLYSVKNTPVDALPDLSDVQVIIKTSYPGQAPQVVEDQVTYPLTTAMLAVPGAETVRGYSFFGDSYVYIIFDDDTDIYWARSRVLEYLSQVAPKLPPDAKPTLGPDATGVGWVYSYVLQDKTGQHDLAELRSLQDWFLKYELQTVDGVSEIATVGGMVKQYQVQIDPAKLRAYDLTLQQINMAIQNGNQETGASVIEVAEAEHMVRTTGYLTSIDDIASLPLKVTDKGTPLLLGDIADINIGPQMRRGISEFNGEGEAVGGVIVMRFGENASEVIENVKAKLTELQRSLPDGVEIVATYDRSTLINAAVDNLWNKLAEEFIVVAVVCALFLFHIRSSLVIAISLPVGILAAFVVMHWQGINANIMSLGGIAIAIGAMVDGAIVMIENVHKHIERTPLTDKNRWQVIGKAAEEVGAPLFFSLLIITLSFVPVFALEGQEGKMFSPLAFTKTYAMAASAILAITLVPVLMGYFIRGKILPEHKNPINKGLVALYRPLLTMSLKYPKSVIVFAIALMASAYYPTSQLGSEFIPPLDESDLMYMPTTYPGISIGKARELLQQTNKLIKTVPEVKTVWGKIGRAESATDPAPLTMIETVIQFKPKDQWREGVTSASLRKEFDQLIQFPGLTNAWVMPIKTRIDMLATGIKTPIGIKISGPDLKVIEQLGAQLEPMLSDIAGTASVYAERVAGGRYVTVDIKRRAAARYGLSIKEVQQVISTAVGGMNVGETIEGLERYPINVRYPQDFRDSVVKLQNLPLVTPNGARIALADVADIRYEDGPPMIKTENARPNGWVFVDIEGRDLGSYVAQAQQVVAEQLSLPAGYSIAWSGQYEYMERAKERLSTVVPITLAIIMLLLYFSFRRVGEVLIIMATLPLAMVGGLWLMHYLGFNFSIAVGVGFIALAGVAVEIGVIMLVYLNQAWHGAKLHAEENNQPLRASDLTLAIREGAGLRVRPVMMTVLTVIIGLIPIMYGEGTGSEVMQRIAAPMIGGMASALLLTLLVLPAVFKLWKQKETSTHE; encoded by the coding sequence ATGATTGGTGCGATTATCCGTTGGTCGATCCACAACCGTTTTTTGGTGTTGATTGCTTCTTTGTTCCTCACACTCGCTGGGCTTTACAGCGTTAAAAATACGCCTGTCGATGCGTTGCCCGATCTATCGGATGTTCAGGTGATCATCAAAACCAGTTACCCGGGCCAAGCGCCTCAAGTGGTGGAAGATCAAGTCACCTACCCGCTCACTACTGCGATGCTTGCCGTGCCAGGGGCAGAAACGGTACGCGGCTATTCGTTCTTTGGTGATTCTTACGTGTATATCATTTTTGACGATGATACCGACATTTATTGGGCGCGTTCGCGTGTTTTAGAGTACTTAAGCCAAGTCGCCCCTAAGTTACCACCGGATGCTAAGCCAACATTAGGGCCGGATGCAACGGGTGTGGGTTGGGTGTATAGCTACGTTTTGCAAGATAAAACAGGCCAACATGATTTAGCCGAGCTGCGCAGCCTGCAAGATTGGTTTTTGAAATACGAGTTGCAAACCGTTGATGGCGTGTCTGAAATTGCCACGGTTGGCGGCATGGTGAAGCAGTATCAGGTGCAAATTGATCCGGCCAAGTTACGCGCTTACGACTTAACCCTACAACAGATCAACATGGCGATACAAAATGGCAATCAAGAGACTGGAGCCTCGGTGATCGAAGTTGCAGAAGCCGAGCACATGGTGCGTACCACGGGTTATTTAACGAGCATCGATGATATTGCTTCTTTGCCATTAAAGGTGACCGATAAAGGTACACCACTATTGCTCGGTGATATTGCGGACATCAATATTGGCCCGCAAATGCGCCGAGGCATTTCCGAGTTCAACGGAGAAGGGGAAGCCGTTGGCGGTGTGATTGTGATGCGGTTTGGCGAAAATGCGAGTGAGGTGATTGAAAACGTAAAAGCAAAGCTAACCGAATTGCAGCGCAGTTTGCCTGACGGGGTAGAGATAGTCGCAACGTACGATCGCTCGACATTGATCAATGCGGCCGTTGACAATTTATGGAACAAATTAGCGGAAGAATTCATTGTTGTTGCTGTTGTATGTGCATTGTTTTTGTTCCATATCCGCTCTTCCTTGGTTATCGCGATAAGCTTACCTGTAGGGATATTAGCGGCCTTTGTGGTTATGCATTGGCAAGGCATTAACGCCAACATCATGTCACTCGGAGGAATAGCGATAGCGATTGGTGCCATGGTTGATGGTGCGATTGTTATGATAGAAAACGTGCATAAACACATAGAACGCACACCCTTGACGGATAAAAATCGTTGGCAAGTCATAGGTAAAGCAGCAGAAGAAGTCGGTGCGCCGTTATTTTTTTCACTGCTCATCATCACCTTGAGCTTTGTCCCTGTGTTTGCTCTAGAAGGGCAGGAAGGCAAGATGTTCTCGCCATTGGCCTTCACTAAAACGTATGCCATGGCGGCTTCTGCAATACTCGCCATTACTCTAGTGCCTGTATTAATGGGTTATTTCATTCGTGGCAAAATTCTCCCTGAGCATAAAAACCCGATTAATAAAGGTTTAGTCGCTTTGTATCGACCACTGCTTACTATGAGCCTGAAGTACCCTAAGTCTGTGATTGTATTTGCTATCGCCTTGATGGCATCGGCCTACTACCCAACCAGTCAGCTTGGCAGTGAGTTCATCCCTCCTTTGGATGAGAGTGATTTGATGTACATGCCAACGACGTATCCAGGGATCTCTATTGGTAAAGCTCGGGAGTTATTACAGCAGACCAATAAATTGATTAAAACGGTTCCTGAAGTCAAAACGGTGTGGGGCAAGATTGGCCGTGCAGAATCGGCAACTGATCCTGCGCCGTTGACGATGATCGAAACCGTTATTCAATTTAAGCCAAAAGACCAGTGGCGTGAGGGTGTCACGAGTGCATCGCTTCGCAAGGAATTCGATCAGCTAATCCAATTTCCAGGTTTAACCAATGCTTGGGTGATGCCAATTAAAACCCGCATCGATATGCTCGCGACCGGTATCAAAACGCCGATTGGCATCAAGATATCTGGCCCTGACCTTAAAGTGATCGAGCAATTAGGGGCACAGCTTGAACCTATGCTAAGTGATATTGCTGGTACTGCCTCAGTCTATGCAGAGCGTGTGGCTGGTGGGCGCTATGTCACCGTTGATATAAAACGTCGAGCGGCGGCGCGTTATGGCTTGAGTATTAAAGAAGTCCAGCAAGTGATTTCGACGGCGGTCGGCGGAATGAATGTGGGTGAGACCATTGAAGGGTTAGAACGTTATCCCATTAATGTGCGTTATCCGCAAGATTTTCGTGACTCGGTGGTGAAATTGCAAAACTTACCCTTAGTTACCCCAAACGGTGCGCGTATTGCTCTCGCTGATGTGGCTGATATTCGTTACGAAGATGGCCCGCCAATGATCAAAACTGAGAATGCGCGACCAAACGGCTGGGTGTTTGTCGACATTGAAGGGCGAGATCTCGGCTCTTATGTTGCGCAAGCTCAGCAAGTGGTCGCCGAGCAACTATCGCTTCCTGCAGGCTACTCAATCGCTTGGTCAGGACAATATGAATATATGGAGCGTGCTAAAGAACGGCTAAGTACCGTTGTGCCTATTACCTTAGCCATCATCATGCTGTTGCTTTATTTCAGCTTCCGCCGTGTAGGGGAAGTGCTGATCATCATGGCCACTTTGCCTCTCGCAATGGTTGGCGGTTTATGGTTGATGCACTACTTAGGATTTAACTTCTCAATTGCGGTTGGAGTCGGTTTTATTGCTTTGGCCGGGGTGGCGGTCGAAATTGGCGTCATTATGTTGGTTTATCTTAACCAAGCGTGGCATGGCGCCAAATTGCATGCGGAAGAGAACAATCAGCCACTACGAGCGAGCGATTTAACGCTTGCTATTCGTGAAGGCGCAGGGCTGCGAGTAAGGCCTGTGATGATGACGGTACTCACCGTCATTATCGGACTTATTCCCATTATGTATGGCGAAGGTACGGGCTCAGAAGTGATGCAACGTATTGCGGCGCCAATGATTGGGGGGATGGCCTCTGCCTTGTTGCTTACCTTACTGGTGTTGCCTGCCGTCTTCAAACTATGGAAACAAAAAGAAACGTCAACGCACGAATAA
- a CDS encoding MarR family winged helix-turn-helix transcriptional regulator, producing the protein MSEHQSLEGLFKLVHMLKRELHEQMDQLDMGMAPMHIRTMKIIDKLKPCTAVDIANFLQRDKAQVTRLVNTLIESGLVVKQPNPNDKRSHFLKITESGEQIITQLAHVDAKTAQVMMKNLSEEEVREFMRMSEVMANNLQKKTE; encoded by the coding sequence ATGTCGGAGCATCAATCACTAGAGGGTTTATTTAAGTTAGTACATATGCTGAAGCGTGAGTTGCATGAACAAATGGACCAGCTAGATATGGGAATGGCCCCCATGCATATACGAACAATGAAGATCATCGATAAGCTAAAACCATGCACTGCGGTAGACATTGCAAATTTTCTGCAAAGAGATAAAGCGCAAGTGACACGTTTAGTGAACACGCTTATTGAGAGCGGCTTAGTGGTTAAGCAACCTAATCCAAATGACAAGCGCAGTCACTTTCTTAAAATCACGGAGTCGGGGGAACAAATCATTACCCAGCTTGCCCATGTTGATGCGAAAACAGCTCAGGTGATGATGAAAAACTTATCCGAAGAAGAGGTGAGAGAGTTCATGAGAATGTCAGAAGTGATGGCGAACAATTTACAAAAGAAAACCGAATAG
- a CDS encoding LysR family transcriptional regulator, which yields MRLKTTLEQWATLREIEKAGSIQAAAMALNKSHTTLIYSIRKLEDQLGVPLLEVKGRKATLTNYGQGLLRRASAMLEQARDLELLSQQMSLGAESEIVVAMDHLCDPSLLYHPMAEFLQHNSMTSVQVIETSLSKTTEMVTNEAADIAIVTLPITNYPAEAFSLTAMIPVVSVTHSLAEKQMITLAELATTCQIVVRDLGDNNQTSPEQNVGWLKAQQRVTVDNFDHAFRALEHNVGFCRLPEHILKKRNHGQLVRLNLEHNSQYHVPLHLVLPKGINTGPAAQQLYQALLDVQSK from the coding sequence GTGAGATTAAAAACAACCTTAGAACAGTGGGCTACACTCAGAGAGATAGAGAAAGCGGGTAGCATACAAGCGGCGGCGATGGCGTTGAATAAGAGCCATACAACCTTGATTTACTCCATCAGAAAGTTAGAGGATCAGTTAGGTGTGCCTTTACTTGAAGTGAAAGGTCGAAAGGCCACGCTGACCAACTATGGACAAGGTTTGTTAAGACGGGCGTCTGCCATGCTCGAACAAGCAAGAGACCTTGAGTTACTCAGTCAGCAAATGTCTTTGGGAGCAGAATCTGAAATCGTGGTGGCGATGGATCACTTATGTGACCCAAGTTTGTTGTATCACCCGATGGCTGAATTCCTACAGCACAACTCAATGACCTCTGTTCAGGTTATAGAAACGTCACTCTCTAAAACGACGGAAATGGTCACCAATGAAGCGGCTGATATTGCTATTGTCACTTTGCCTATTACGAACTATCCAGCCGAAGCGTTTTCGTTGACGGCCATGATCCCTGTGGTTTCTGTGACGCATTCGTTAGCTGAAAAACAAATGATCACCTTGGCGGAGCTCGCAACGACGTGCCAAATAGTCGTTCGAGACTTAGGTGACAATAATCAAACATCGCCCGAACAAAATGTAGGTTGGCTTAAGGCTCAGCAGCGGGTCACTGTTGATAATTTCGATCATGCCTTTCGAGCGTTAGAGCACAATGTTGGGTTTTGCCGCCTGCCAGAGCACATCCTAAAAAAGCGTAACCATGGTCAATTGGTTAGACTTAATTTAGAGCACAACAGTCAGTACCATGTGCCGTTGCATTTAGTGCTGCCAAAAGGCATAAATACGGGGCCTGCCGCTCAGCAGCTATATCAAGCTCTATTAGATGTTCAATCGAAATAG
- a CDS encoding monooxygenase, producing the protein MKLLQVDFGFNGPFGKAMSEGLVELANSINHEPGMKWKIWTENETGQIAGGVYLFDDEKSTQDYLAMHSARLKKMGIAEIRGVIFDVNQPLTQINSGPVFE; encoded by the coding sequence ATGAAATTATTACAAGTCGATTTTGGATTTAATGGCCCATTTGGCAAAGCAATGTCTGAAGGTCTGGTGGAGCTTGCGAACTCTATCAATCACGAACCAGGCATGAAATGGAAGATCTGGACTGAAAACGAAACGGGCCAAATTGCAGGCGGTGTCTATTTGTTTGACGATGAAAAAAGTACTCAAGACTACCTAGCCATGCACAGTGCTCGTCTTAAGAAAATGGGGATTGCAGAGATACGGGGTGTCATTTTTGATGTGAATCAGCCGCTAACGCAAATTAACTCAGGCCCCGTATTCGAGTAG
- a CDS encoding DUF2798 domain-containing protein, translating to MNSELTIDIEKKQQTKVPLIYKILIVLGMMSVMAGSLTGVMTYMNLGYTDSFAADWLGSFVSAVCVMPFGFALMSLVTNQVNHLMPNTSEIRRNVITGLIMACLMESIMAFATATNNIGFSEPSAFLTGWLNGFLAALPLGMVLVITMSLTIKPKIERILKS from the coding sequence ATGAATTCCGAACTCACCATCGACATTGAAAAAAAACAGCAAACTAAAGTACCTCTTATTTACAAGATACTGATCGTATTAGGAATGATGAGTGTGATGGCCGGTTCACTAACCGGTGTTATGACTTACATGAACCTTGGTTACACTGACAGCTTTGCCGCCGATTGGTTAGGCTCATTTGTATCGGCCGTATGTGTCATGCCTTTTGGTTTTGCCCTCATGAGTTTAGTAACCAATCAGGTCAACCACCTAATGCCGAACACGAGTGAAATTCGACGCAATGTGATTACCGGCTTGATCATGGCTTGTTTGATGGAATCGATCATGGCTTTTGCGACAGCGACGAACAACATCGGCTTCTCAGAACCGTCGGCATTCTTGACTGGCTGGTTAAACGGATTCCTTGCGGCACTCCCGCTAGGAATGGTGTTAGTGATAACCATGTCTTTGACCATCAAGCCCAAGATCGAGCGCATTCTAAAAAGCTAA
- a CDS encoding DUF3861 domain-containing protein, translating to MKSTRKDNQYRVTIEQINGESAVHNSLEFEFQDREDLFKTVERLQIGSGLEKETATKTAVALRLLGPLMMVNRKHPLFIDFMPHFKAFMVNLKSTVKTAIQDQK from the coding sequence ATGAAATCAACACGAAAAGACAACCAATATCGCGTGACAATTGAACAAATAAACGGCGAATCCGCAGTACACAACTCATTAGAGTTTGAATTTCAAGATAGGGAAGACCTATTCAAAACCGTTGAACGCCTTCAAATCGGCAGTGGTTTAGAGAAGGAAACCGCCACCAAAACTGCCGTCGCACTTCGTTTGTTAGGACCATTAATGATGGTAAATCGCAAGCACCCGTTGTTTATCGACTTCATGCCACACTTTAAAGCGTTCATGGTGAACTTAAAGTCCACCGTAAAAACCGCAATTCAAGACCAAAAATAG
- the yghU gene encoding glutathione-dependent disulfide-bond oxidoreductase: MANEYTPPKVWVNEASGGNKWANINSPESGARYERDLPQGQHALQLYSLATPNGQKVTILLEELLALGIKEAEYDAYLVNIGESDQFSSGFVGVNPNSKIPALVDKTGDEAVNVFESASILVHLAEKFGHFLPKEGTARSQTFNWLFWAQGSAPFLGGGFGHFYAYADEKFEYPINRFAMEAKRQLDVLDKQLADNTFVAGEEYSIADMAIWPWYGNLVLGNLYEAAEFLQVESYTNVVRWAKLIESREAVQRGRIVNRGWGEEWEQVPERHSAEDIDSVLKSRP; the protein is encoded by the coding sequence ATGGCTAACGAATACACTCCACCGAAAGTTTGGGTTAACGAAGCTAGTGGTGGTAACAAATGGGCGAACATCAACAGCCCTGAATCTGGCGCAAGATATGAAAGAGACCTACCGCAAGGCCAGCACGCGCTGCAGCTTTATTCTCTTGCTACACCAAACGGCCAAAAAGTGACGATATTGCTTGAGGAACTGTTAGCACTTGGCATTAAAGAAGCGGAGTACGACGCTTACTTGGTCAATATTGGCGAGTCCGATCAATTTTCATCCGGATTTGTTGGTGTGAACCCTAACTCGAAAATCCCCGCTTTGGTTGATAAAACGGGCGATGAGGCTGTTAACGTCTTTGAATCTGCGTCAATATTGGTGCATCTGGCAGAAAAATTCGGCCACTTCTTACCAAAAGAAGGCACTGCGCGAAGCCAAACATTTAATTGGCTGTTCTGGGCGCAAGGTTCAGCACCTTTCTTAGGAGGAGGCTTTGGTCATTTCTACGCGTATGCCGATGAGAAGTTTGAGTACCCGATCAACCGCTTTGCTATGGAAGCGAAACGCCAATTGGATGTGTTAGACAAACAACTTGCTGATAATACCTTTGTTGCCGGTGAAGAATATTCCATTGCTGACATGGCTATCTGGCCTTGGTACGGTAACTTGGTGTTAGGTAACTTGTATGAGGCAGCAGAATTCTTGCAAGTAGAGTCTTACACCAATGTCGTTCGTTGGGCAAAGTTGATCGAATCTCGTGAAGCGGTACAGCGTGGCCGTATCGTTAATCGCGGTTGGGGTGAAGAATGGGAACAAGTCCCAGAACGCCACTCCGCCGAAGATATCGATAGCGTGCTAAAGTCTCGCCCTTAG
- the copI gene encoding copper-resistant cuproprotein CopI, whose translation MKKTLLTLTLAIVGFSAVANEMDHSKMDPSKMDHSMMEMKSMDHSDMDGMMSMQAMSDVGMPAAGAKPDKVVAVILSDDMRITFKKPVTIEPNDVVQFVVMNTGKIDHEFSIGSVKEQLDCREMMKNMGDHAHDSDSTVTVKPGKAKQLLWHFHGDNNVELACNIPGHAEAGMVKSLVL comes from the coding sequence ATGAAAAAGACACTATTAACACTTACTTTGGCTATCGTGGGATTTAGCGCAGTGGCGAATGAGATGGATCATAGCAAGATGGATCCTTCGAAAATGGACCACAGTATGATGGAAATGAAGTCAATGGATCACTCGGACATGGACGGGATGATGAGCATGCAAGCAATGTCTGATGTCGGTATGCCAGCCGCTGGAGCCAAGCCAGACAAAGTGGTGGCGGTAATACTGAGTGACGACATGCGGATTACGTTTAAAAAACCAGTGACGATTGAACCAAATGATGTGGTGCAATTTGTGGTGATGAATACCGGAAAAATAGATCATGAATTTTCTATTGGGTCGGTCAAAGAGCAGTTAGACTGTAGAGAGATGATGAAAAATATGGGGGATCATGCGCATGATTCTGACAGTACAGTGACGGTTAAACCGGGTAAGGCCAAGCAGTTACTTTGGCATTTTCATGGTGATAATAACGTAGAGCTTGCATGTAATATCCCCGGCCATGCAGAGGCGGGCATGGTGAAAAGTTTGGTTCTTTAA
- a CDS encoding TolC family protein: MKPSFLALCISAVTLAATPVFSAQKAPENSVTAPVPNTLYLLIDQALSTDASTQQSYAQSRATREMAVASATLMDPKIKVGFGGLPTDSFKFDQDPMTNISIGLMQQFERGSTLALQAKKANQQADGIELQASVRKLEVINAVTQLWLELGYQQQVARILVEKQRLLRELEGFIQTNYSIGTNEAQDLLNAQLQVSKLEDKLQENSQMQQRIMSQLSEWLGGDWLAIEQNLVASNQLNWRLLENQITQSNATKHYAVLSQHPMIKMADVAISSNQTQVEIAEQAYKPQFGVEVMYAHRQANNMMGEPASDLVSAYLTLDIPLFTEDRQDRSHAAAQYQVGAAKSSKDLLLAQMNAKVNALLVDRSNLSQRLTRYQSSLLKQAKARTEAVERGYQNNTAQFNDVIGAANDELALELEQQRLLTDFNRVSSNLAALMNGFEPNGTRSSMDSKYSLVSEK, translated from the coding sequence ATAAAACCTAGTTTCTTAGCACTGTGTATCAGTGCTGTGACACTGGCTGCCACTCCGGTGTTCTCTGCTCAAAAAGCCCCAGAGAACTCGGTAACTGCACCAGTGCCCAATACACTTTATCTATTGATAGACCAAGCGTTATCAACCGATGCTAGCACTCAACAGTCTTATGCTCAGTCCCGAGCGACACGTGAGATGGCGGTGGCCAGTGCCACCTTAATGGATCCCAAAATTAAAGTGGGTTTTGGCGGTTTACCGACCGACAGCTTCAAATTTGATCAAGATCCGATGACCAATATTTCTATTGGTTTAATGCAGCAATTTGAGCGCGGATCAACTCTGGCATTGCAAGCTAAGAAAGCCAATCAACAAGCCGATGGCATTGAACTGCAAGCTTCTGTTCGTAAGTTAGAGGTCATTAATGCGGTGACTCAATTATGGCTGGAACTTGGCTATCAACAGCAAGTTGCACGGATTTTGGTTGAAAAGCAGCGGTTACTGAGAGAGTTGGAAGGCTTTATTCAAACCAATTATTCAATTGGCACCAATGAAGCTCAAGATTTACTCAACGCTCAACTGCAAGTGAGTAAATTAGAAGATAAGCTTCAAGAAAATAGCCAAATGCAACAACGGATTATGTCTCAGCTATCTGAATGGTTGGGCGGAGATTGGTTGGCGATAGAGCAAAATCTAGTGGCGAGTAATCAACTCAATTGGCGCTTGCTAGAGAATCAAATAACACAAAGTAATGCCACTAAGCACTATGCCGTTCTCAGCCAGCATCCGATGATAAAAATGGCGGATGTGGCGATTTCAAGTAATCAAACTCAGGTCGAGATCGCCGAGCAAGCATACAAACCGCAGTTTGGCGTGGAAGTCATGTATGCCCATCGTCAAGCAAACAACATGATGGGGGAGCCCGCGTCGGATTTGGTAAGCGCTTACCTTACTCTCGACATCCCTCTTTTTACTGAAGATCGACAAGATAGAAGCCATGCCGCTGCGCAGTATCAAGTGGGGGCAGCAAAATCGTCCAAAGATCTCCTTCTTGCTCAAATGAATGCGAAAGTGAATGCCTTACTCGTGGATAGGAGCAACTTGTCGCAAAGATTAACCCGCTATCAATCCTCTTTGTTAAAGCAGGCGAAAGCGCGTACCGAAGCGGTAGAGCGCGGCTATCAAAATAATACGGCGCAGTTTAACGATGTAATAGGCGCGGCTAACGATGAGTTGGCACTAGAGCTCGAACAACAGCGACTCTTGACTGATTTTAATCGAGTTAGCAGCAATTTAGCGGCACTAATGAATGGGTTTGAGCCTAACGGAACGCGTTCATCAATGGATAGCAAATACTCTTTAGTAAGCGAGAAGTAA